The Streptomyces sp. NBC_01317 genomic interval CGAGGCGCTGAAGCGCTCACCGCACTTCCGCGTGGTGGAGGAGAGCCGGTACGGCCTGGTCCTGGAACACGTCGAGCCCCCCGCCCCCACCGCACCCGCCACCCCCTGACGTGGAGGCCGCCGCGATGCGACCAGGAGACCCCGAGAACGACCTCGCCACGGGCGGGACGCCGCGCGTCGGAGACGCGACCACCGAGCGGGCGCGCGCGGCCGTGGACGCCGCGGACCCCGCCCCCGCAGGCCCGCGCCCGAAGCCCGCCGACCCAAAGGCGGGGGCGGTACCCACGGCGCCGCTGACCGCGCCTGGGCGCCCTGCGGCACCCAAGCGACGTGCCACGTCTGACCGACCTGCCGAGCCCGCCTCGCCCGCAGCATCCGCCGAACCGGCCCCGGCGATCGCGCCTCCCGCGCCTGCGGCGCCCGAACCGCCCGCCGAGGTCGCCTCGCCCGCAGTGGCGGTGGCGTCCGTCGAGCCCGGCCCTCGGGTTGCGCCTGCCGCGCCTGTGGCGCCCAAGTCGCCTGCTGGGCCCGACTCGCCCGCAGCGGCGGTAGCGTCCGTCGAGCCCGGGCCGCCGGTTGCGTCTGCCGCGTCTGAGCGACCCGTCGAGGCCGCTCCGGCCGCGGTGGCCGCCGCGCCCCCCGCCCCCGCGTTCCCCCGCCGCGCCCCCGGCATCCTCCCGCCGCGCGACCACTTCGCTCTTCGGACCGTCCTCGCACTCTCCGGCTGGGCGGCCCTCGCCGCCACCGCGCTGCCCGACGGGGCGCCGTTGCGGTGGATACCGGTTCTCCTCTTCGTCGGCCTCGGCCCCGGCCTCGCCCTGCTGCTCCCGCAGCCGCCGCGCCCCGCCGCGCGGCTGGAGGTGCTGGCGCTCGCCGCGCCCCTGAGTCTGTCCCTCGCGACGCTCGCCGCCACCGCGCTGTTCCTGGTGTCCGGTTTCTCGGCCACCCTCTTCCTCGCCTCGCTCGCCACCGTCACCACCCTCGCGAGCCTCCTGCCGGCCCTCCCGCTCCCCGCCGCGACACGCGGCGCCGCCGAGCGCGGGACGCCCGAACCGGATCCGACTCCCGCACCTGACCCCGAGGCGCCTCGATGACCGAGCGGCCGCACCGGGACGCCCGTGGGGCCGCCCTCCTCGCTCTCGCCCTGACCGCCGTCGGCGCGCTGCTCACCGGAGCCGGGCTCTGGATCGACCGGCAGGAGAACGCGCCCACTCCACAGGCGAGTTGCGCCCCCACCACCCTGCTGGAACCGCCGTGCGGAGCCTGGTGGGGCGCCTACGTCCCGTACGCGAAGAACGGGTCGCTCACCGACGCCGTCCACAGCCTGGAGAAGAAGATCGGGCGCAGGCTCGACCTTGTCTACAACTACCACGACATGTCCGGCACCGCCCGCGACGGGACGCTGCTCACCCCCGACGAGAAGGAGTTGGGCGAGGACCGCATGCTGATGCTCGCCTGGGAGTCCACCGTGTGGACCGAGCCGCACCACCGCAACTGGACCGAGAAGCAACTCGGTTGGGACAAGGTCGCCGCCGGTGACTTCGACGAGGAGATCATCGATCCGCAGGCCCGCCGCCTCAAGGCGTACGGCAAACGCGTCTTCTTCTCCTTCGACCAGGAGACCGACTTCCGCACCCCCGACGCCGGCACCCCCGAGGAGTTCGTCGCCGCCTACCGCCACATCCACGACCGGTTCAGGCAACTCGGCGTGGACAACGTGGTGTGGGTGTGGACGGTGTCCGGCTACCTCGGGAACGCCGGGCTGATGAAGAAGCTCTACCCGGGGGACGCGTACGTCGACTGGATCGGCATGGACCAGTACAACTACTTCCAGTGCCACGACTCCCCGGACTGGCTCGACTTCGACCGCAGCCAGCGCCCGTCGTACGACTGGCTCCGCGCGAACATCTCCGACTCCAAGCCGGTGATGCTCGCCGAGTTCAGTACGGCGCCCGACCCGGCCACGCCCGACCGGCAACGCGGTTGGTACGAGGCCATCCCCAAGACGGCACCCACCCTGCCGAAGGTGAAGGCGCTGGTGCACTGGAACCGTCCGATACCCGGCGCCCACTGCGACCTGACCGTCAACAAGGGCCCGGCACTGGAGGGTTACCGGGAGGCGGGCCGTGACGGCTACTTCAATCAGCCGTTGCCCCGGCGGTAGCCCGTACAAGAAAGGCCCTCACGGCGAGCGTCGCGCCCGCCACCCCCGCCAGCCCCACGAACACCGGCACAGGCGCGGCGGCGAACGGCTGCTGCGCCGCCCAGCCGGTGATCACCAGCACCCACAAAACCCCGGCCGTGACCCGGCCGTCGGCCCGTACCGCCCACAGGGCCAGGGCGGCCAGCCCGAGACACAGCAGTTGCAGCGCCACCGGCAGAGCGCGCAGGACGTCGTCCCGGTCGAACCGCCCCCCGCCCACGTAGAGATCCAGTAGGTCCGCCAGGACGTCCACGACCGGGCCGTGCCAGAGCCCCGACGCCCGGTCCGGCTGTACGCCCAGCAGCGGCGGCGCCGAGTGCAGCGAAGCGAAACTGATCAGCAACCCGGTCCCGAGCAGCATCGGCCGGGGCCGGACCAGCGAGGCGGCGGCGCACTGGACGACGATCAGCAACACACCCCCGGCGACGGTGAGCGGAGGCAGCGCGTCGAACAACTCCCGCCCGGTGAGCCGGTCCTGGCCGAGCGGGACCACGCGCGCCAGCGGGGACCAGAACAGCCCGGCGCCCAGCCCGAGCAGCAGCCACAGCAGAGTGATCCAGCGCTCCTCACGCTCGCGAGCACGACTCCGGGACACGGGCGGCCGCGCGGCTCGCCTACGTACGACCGCCCTCGGCGCCTGCGCCGGCCCGACCGCCCCCACCGCAATCCCGAGAGCCGGTCTGCCCGTGTCGCGGTGGTGGCGCACGCTGTGCGGATACGCCGCCTGCCGCGCCCAGTTGGTGCCGTACTCGTCGTCCGCCGGTACTGTCCCCCGCCGGGGATCCTCCCGCCGCCGCACCACCCGCGTCAGCCAGGTGGCACGCGGCGGCCGGCCGCTGAGCGCCGCCCGCAGCCCCGGCGCCGCGACCAGCGCGACCAGCGTCATCGACCCCAGCATCGCCAGGCCCGCCCCGGAGATCCCCGTCGGCCCGAGCAGGAACATCGCGCTGCCCAGCACCAGCAGACACATGGCGCCCTGGAGGACGGCGAGCATGCCGGTACGGCCCTGGACCCGCAGCACCCCGATGTACAACTCCACGACCACGCGCGGCAGGGCGGCGGCGGCCAGCAGCCGCAGCACAGTGGTGCCGTGCTCGGCGTAGTCGGGTCCGAAGGGAGCCAGCACCTGCGGCGCGAAGACCACCAGCACCAGGACGACGGGCACCAGCAGGACCGCCATCCGGCGCAGCGCCCCCCGTACCCCCTCGGCCAGCCGCTCCGGGCTGTGCGAGGCGTGCGCGGTGAGCGAGGAGGCCATGTTGATGGCCATGAACTCCATCGTGCCGCCGACGGTGTACGCCGTGTAGAAGAAGGCGTTGTGCGCCGCGTCGAAGCGGACCGCGACCATCACCGGCAGCAGATTGATCATCGCGAGGCTGAACAGCGCCCCCACGGAATCCCCGGCGAGGAACCGCCCGATGTCCGAGAGGCTGAGCGGTTCACGGTTGTGGTCGGCCGCGGCCTGCCGGGGGATGAGCTTGCGGAAGATCAGCCAGCCGAGCGGCAGGACGGACAGGGCGATGGCGGCGGCCCACGAGACAAAAACCCCGAGCACGGGCATCGCGGTGGCGAACGCGACGAGCAGCAGCAGCTTCCCGATGGAGAAGACGGCGTTGCCGACCGGCACCCAGAAGGCTTTCCGCAGGCCGGTCAGGACACCGTCCTGGAGGGTGAGCAGCGCCCAGGTCACGCAGGACGCGGTGAAGACGAGTCCGGCGGTGAGCCCGTCGAGAGGCGCGTACGACGGACCCCAGAGGTCGAGGGTCAGCAGGAACACCACACAGGCGACACAGACGACCAGCGAGCTGACGGCGTACGCGCGCAGGACCAGCGAGCCGGTGGCGCGCCCGGCCCGGGGCACGTACCGCACCACCGCGCCGATCATGGTGGTGGCGGTGATCGAGGCGAGCAGCCGCATCGCGGCGATGGCGGCGGAGCCCTGCCCGACGGCCTCTTCCGTGTAGTAGCGGGCGGCGACGAGCCAGAATCCCAGGCCCAGGGCGGCGGAGACGCCGGTGGAGAGCATGAGCGCGTAGGCGTTACGGAACATCGAGTCGTGCCCGGCCCGCGCGGCGGCGTCCGGCTTCCCCCCGGCCGGGCCGGCGGGACCGCGCAGCCGGGTGGTCTCGGCCACCTCAGCCGCGCCCGTCCCACACGGCCGGCCGGGCGCCGGTCGCGGTGAGCACGCGGATGATCTCGTCGGCGCGGCGCGGGTCGGCGGGCAGGGCGTGCCGGGCGAACCAGGCGGCGGGGGCGGGGTGCGGGGACGGATCGGTGAAGACCTCGCCCGCGTAGGTGTCGAGCGGGGGGTCGTAGAGGTAGCCGGTGGTGATACGGCGCCGGGCGAGGGCGGCGATGGCCGCGTCACGGTCTTCGACGAGGAGGGGGACGCGGAAGAGGGGTTGAACCTCGCCCCGATCCTGACTCCGGCGGCCACCCCAGGGGGTGTCCCACAGCCTTTCCGTGCCCGCCCGGTGGGCGTCCAGGCGGGTGTCGAGTCCGGAGAGCAGCCGTTCCGTACGTCTCAGACGGGTGCGCCCCGGCCGCAGCCGGTAGTCGTGCATGTCGACGCGCACCCAGGAGTGGAATTCGCTCAGCCCCGGCTCCCCGGCCAGCGCCTGCTTGAGGTCACCGGCCCGCAGCGGCATCCGGATCGCCTCGCGCTCCTCCTGGCCGAGCGCGCGTAACGCGGCGCGGGCGGCCCGTACGAGACGCAGCGCGCGTACGCCGGCCTCGGCGTAGGGGCGTACGGCGTAGGCGAGTTCGGCGCGGAGCCGGGTGGGCATCAGCAACTCATCGCGGGCCAGGGCCAGTTCCGTACGAAGAGCGGGATCCGCGACGGCGAGGAAACCACCGGTCTTGGCCCCCACGTGCTTGGAGAGGCTGAACACGGACGCGTCCCCGAAGCCGCCGACGGGCCGTCCCGCCACCGCACTGCCGATGGCGTGCGCGGCGTCCTCGATCAGCGGAATCCCCAACGTGTCGCAGCGGGCACGCAGTTCGGGTGCCGGATCGGGATTGCCGTACAGATTGGTGGTCAGTACGGCGGACAGTCCCCGCCAGTCGGAGTCCGGCACGCGGTCGAGGTCGATCGACCCGTCGTGCGGATGCAACGGGGCCTGTACGGGCCGCAGTCCGGCGG includes:
- a CDS encoding glycoside hydrolase family 26 protein, producing the protein MTERPHRDARGAALLALALTAVGALLTGAGLWIDRQENAPTPQASCAPTTLLEPPCGAWWGAYVPYAKNGSLTDAVHSLEKKIGRRLDLVYNYHDMSGTARDGTLLTPDEKELGEDRMLMLAWESTVWTEPHHRNWTEKQLGWDKVAAGDFDEEIIDPQARRLKAYGKRVFFSFDQETDFRTPDAGTPEEFVAAYRHIHDRFRQLGVDNVVWVWTVSGYLGNAGLMKKLYPGDAYVDWIGMDQYNYFQCHDSPDWLDFDRSQRPSYDWLRANISDSKPVMLAEFSTAPDPATPDRQRGWYEAIPKTAPTLPKVKALVHWNRPIPGAHCDLTVNKGPALEGYREAGRDGYFNQPLPRR
- a CDS encoding lipopolysaccharide biosynthesis protein; translated protein: MAETTRLRGPAGPAGGKPDAAARAGHDSMFRNAYALMLSTGVSAALGLGFWLVAARYYTEEAVGQGSAAIAAMRLLASITATTMIGAVVRYVPRAGRATGSLVLRAYAVSSLVVCVACVVFLLTLDLWGPSYAPLDGLTAGLVFTASCVTWALLTLQDGVLTGLRKAFWVPVGNAVFSIGKLLLLVAFATAMPVLGVFVSWAAAIALSVLPLGWLIFRKLIPRQAAADHNREPLSLSDIGRFLAGDSVGALFSLAMINLLPVMVAVRFDAAHNAFFYTAYTVGGTMEFMAINMASSLTAHASHSPERLAEGVRGALRRMAVLLVPVVLVLVVFAPQVLAPFGPDYAEHGTTVLRLLAAAALPRVVVELYIGVLRVQGRTGMLAVLQGAMCLLVLGSAMFLLGPTGISGAGLAMLGSMTLVALVAAPGLRAALSGRPPRATWLTRVVRRREDPRRGTVPADDEYGTNWARQAAYPHSVRHHRDTGRPALGIAVGAVGPAQAPRAVVRRRAARPPVSRSRAREREERWITLLWLLLGLGAGLFWSPLARVVPLGQDRLTGRELFDALPPLTVAGGVLLIVVQCAAASLVRPRPMLLGTGLLISFASLHSAPPLLGVQPDRASGLWHGPVVDVLADLLDLYVGGGRFDRDDVLRALPVALQLLCLGLAALALWAVRADGRVTAGVLWVLVITGWAAQQPFAAAPVPVFVGLAGVAGATLAVRAFLVRATAGATAD
- a CDS encoding DegT/DnrJ/EryC1/StrS family aminotransferase, giving the protein MRRRLGRECLYVPSCRFGLYLALRHWCPPGGRVLMSPVNDDVIFFVVLAAGLRPVQAPLHPHDGSIDLDRVPDSDWRGLSAVLTTNLYGNPDPAPELRARCDTLGIPLIEDAAHAIGSAVAGRPVGGFGDASVFSLSKHVGAKTGGFLAVADPALRTELALARDELLMPTRLRAELAYAVRPYAEAGVRALRLVRAARAALRALGQEEREAIRMPLRAGDLKQALAGEPGLSEFHSWVRVDMHDYRLRPGRTRLRRTERLLSGLDTRLDAHRAGTERLWDTPWGGRRSQDRGEVQPLFRVPLLVEDRDAAIAALARRRITTGYLYDPPLDTYAGEVFTDPSPHPAPAAWFARHALPADPRRADEIIRVLTATGARPAVWDGRG